The following proteins are encoded in a genomic region of Takifugu flavidus isolate HTHZ2018 chromosome 3, ASM371156v2, whole genome shotgun sequence:
- the slitrk6 gene encoding SLIT and NTRK-like protein 6, with product MLPCILFIALFLSPALSQDIPPSQASSTMSESCDSLCSCMLKDGILYLNCEQRNISKISQIKIPPGVPFHLNLYKNDLVELLAEEMEGLKNALSLHIGGNSIQELDPGVFSALGSLKKLHINSNFLVTLREDTFQGLVNLEFLQADTNFIQVIEPGAFNKLIRLKVLILNDNSIEFLPNNIFRFVPLTHLDLRGNKLQTLPYVGFLEHIGRIMELLLEDNDWACDCDILHLKIWMENMRAQSAIGDVVCSTPQHLKGTILAKVKRDVLCPSHADINLEEPSKSLDMVVTPSSKGSQIPKLVDAKDESKATTPSHIPNGPCVEHCSCHNHPVAGFLMHCQDRGIQKVSDIGILQQSPTKLVMTGNMIQKLLKYDFVTYDSLELLNLANNRIDNIDNETFLSLSSLKKLYLNGNRIEKLFSTIFVGLHNLEYLYLEYNLIKEIAPGTFNPLPNLKLLSLNNNLLSSLPAQIFRNVPLTKLNLRKNLLMHLPVSNVLDQLDSLEQIYLEDNPWDCTCDLLSLKQWVDKLKKDTVVGSILCHTPKKAVQAELRTIHYEVLCPGLGTYYPVPPEGEESSTATLGPDLGKGFLSSLTDTVPLSVLILSLLMFVLMVVFCSAGLVVFVVHRRRRRAKKKAVEEQPRENTSSSPIHLHYSMYGQKTTHHTLTQRTGSSNLYEERSHSPIVQICRNPTYCSQHKEHDTDLDYGLDEPSGKHHFCRSIMEKENTSPLTGTPGTKFRPMTGECSGEFVSLGSSNSLYRNILEREKELQQLGITEYLRKNMSQLQSAVDIQVPGHQEELKLMETIVYSRPHKVMLEQTKNEYFELKANLHTEPDYLEVLEHQTAFN from the coding sequence ATGCTGCCCTGTATCTTATTCATCGCCTTGTTTCTCTCTCCCGCACTATCCCAAGATATACCTCCCTCACAGGCATCATCCACAATGAGTGAGTCTTGTGACTCCTTGTGCTCCTGTATGCTGAAAGATGGAATCCTCTATCTCAACTGTGAGCAGAGGAACATCAGCAAAATCTCTCAAATCAAGATTCCCCCAGGCGTGCCCTTCCACCTGAACCTTTACAAAAATGACTTGGTAGAGCTccttgctgaagaaatggaagGGCTCAAGAATGCCCTCTCACTGCACATCGGGGGTAACAGCATACAGGAGCTGGACCCGGGGGTTTTCAGTGCTCTCGGCTCACTGAAAAAGCTCCACATAAACAGCAATTTTCTTGTGACGTTGAGGGAGGATACTTTTCAAGGTTTGGTGAATTTGGAGTTCCTCCAAGCTGACACAAATTTTATCCAAGTTATTGAACCAGGAGCTTTCAACAAATTGATTCGCCTCAAGGTTCTCATCCTAAATGATAATTCCATAGAGTTTTTACCCAACAACATCTTCAGGTTTGTGCCCTTGACCCACCTGGACCTGCGTGGGAACAAATTACAGAcgctgccttatgttggttttcTGGAGCACATAGGAAGGATAATGGAGCTTCTTCTGGAAGACAATGACTGGGCTTGTGACTGCGATATCTTACATCTTAAAATCTGGATGGAAAATATGAGAGCCCAGTCAGCTATaggggatgtggtctgtagcaCGCCACAACACCTCAAAGGAACTATTCTGGCTAAAGTCAAGCGGGATGTTCTCTGCCCCTCCCATGCAGACATTAACCTGGAGGAGCCATCAAAGTCACTGGATATGGTTGTTACTCCCTCGTCTAAAGGGTCTCAGATTCCGAAGTTGGTTGACGCCAAAGATGAATCGAAGGCAACCACACCATCTCACATTCCCAACGGTCCTTGTGTAGAGCACTGTTCCTGTCACAATCACCCCGTGGCTGGCTTTTTGATGCATTGTCAGGACAGGGGAATTCAAAAGGTATCAGACATTGGAATACTTCAACAAAGTCCTACTAAGCTGGTAATGACTGGAAATATGATTCAGAAACTCTTGAAATATGATTTTGTCACTTATGACAGCTTAGAATTGCTAAACCTGGCAAACAATAGAATTGACAACATTGACAATGAAACCTTTCTCAGCttaagcagtttaaaaaaattgtatttGAATGGCAATAGAATTGAAAAACTGTTCTCTACAATATTTGTGGGTCTCCACAACCTTGAATACCTGTATCTAGAATACAACCTCATCAAAGAGATCGCCCCAGGCACGTTTAATCCTCTGCCAAACCTCAAACTGTTGTCATTGAATAACAACCTgctcagctctctcccagcCCAAATATTTCGCAACGTTCCCCTCACAAAGTTAAACCTAAGGAAAAATCTACTCATGCACCTACCGGTGAGCAATGTTCTTGATCAGCTCGACTCGCTCGAACAGATTTATTTGGAGGACAACCCCTGGGACTGCACCTGTGACTTACTCAGCCTTAAACAGTGGGTGGACAAACTCAAAAAGGACACGGTGGTGGGCTCAATTTTGTGCCACACACCAAAGAAAGCCGTGCAGGCAGAACTTCGAACTATTCACTATGAGGTCCTGTGTCCCGGATTAGGGACGTACTACCCGGTACCTCCAGAGGGCGAGGAAAGTTCAACGGCAACTCTGGGGCCTGACCTGGGAAAGGGTTTCCTCAGCTCACTTACAGACACTGTCCCACTCTCCGTGTTAATATTGAGCCTCCTCATGTTTGTGCTAATGGTAGTATTCTGCTCAGCGGGATTAGTGGTGTTTGTGGTGCACCGGCGGCGGCGACGTGCAAAAAAGAAAGCGGTGGAAGAGCAGCCTCGAGAGAACACAAGCAGCAGTCCGATTCATTTGCATTACAGCATGTATGGGCAAAAAACAACGCACCACACGCTGACGCAAAGAACGGGGTCTTCAAATCTATATGAAGAAAGATCCCACAGTCCCATCGTGCAGATCTGTCGAAATCCCACCTACTGTTCACAGCACAAGGAGCATGACACAGATCTGGATTATGGCCTTGATGAGCCCAGCGGCAAGCATCACTTTTGCCGGAGTATCATGGAGAAGGAAAACACATCTCCCCTCACAGGAACCCCTGGCACAAAGTTCAGACCGATGACTGGTGAATGCTCTGGAGAGTTTGTCTCTCTGGGGAGTTCCAACTCTTTGTACAGGAACAttctggagagagagaaggagctgcagcagctgggaaTAACAGAGTACCTTCGTAAGAACATGTCCCAACTTCAGTCCGCTGTCGACATTCAGGTCCCGGGGCACCAGGAGGAATTAAAGCTCATGGAGACAATTGTGTACTCAAGACCACACAAGGTCATGCTTGAGCAAACTAAGAATGAGTACTTTGAACTGAAGGCTAACTTGCATACTGAACCTGACTACTTGGAGGTTCTGGAGCATCAAACTGCTTTTAACTGA